In Magnolia sinica isolate HGM2019 chromosome 12, MsV1, whole genome shotgun sequence, a single genomic region encodes these proteins:
- the LOC131220456 gene encoding E3 ubiquitin-protein ligase UPL2-like, with protein MDTVSIIATFPADLREEVLLTSSDAILANLTPALVAEANMLRERFGHQYHSRTLLGMYPRNRRGESSRRGDAIGSSLDRSARGISSRRTAGGCLPMT; from the exons ATGGACACTGTTTCAATAATTGCGACATTTCCTGCTGATTTGCGGGAAGAG GTGCTCTTAACATCTTCAGATGCTATTCTGGCCAATCTAACACCCGCCCTTGTTGCGGAGGCAAATATGTTACGTGAAAGGTTTGGTCATCAATATCATAGCCGCACGCTTCTTGGCATGTACCCCAGAAACCGGCGGGGTGAGTCTTCTAGACGGGGTGATGCTATTGGATCAAGCCTTGATAGATCTGCAAGAGGCATCTCCTCGCGTAGAACTGCAGGAGGTTGTCTCCCAATGACTTAG